One part of the Capricornis sumatraensis isolate serow.1 chromosome 13, serow.2, whole genome shotgun sequence genome encodes these proteins:
- the GABRR1 gene encoding gamma-aminobutyric acid receptor subunit rho-1, whose translation MKVGVFFLWWAWVLPTESRVHWRKRDIQEMSKKGSPILKRSPDITKSPLTKSEQLLRIDDHDFSMRPGFGGPAIPVGVDVQVESLDSISEVDMDFTMTLYLRHYWKDERLSFPSTNNLSMTFDGRLVKKIWVPDMFFVHSKRSFIHDTTTDNVMLRVQPDGKVLYSLRVTVTAMCNMDFSRFPLDTQTCSLEIESYAYTEDDLMLYWKKGNDSLKTDERISLSQFLIQEFHTTTKLAFYSSTGWYNRLYINFTLRRHIFFFLLQTYFPATLMVMLSWVSFWIDRRAVPARVPLGITTVLTMSTIITGVNASMPRVSYIKAVDIYLWVSFVFVFLSVLEYAAVNYLTTVQERKERKPQEKLPCTCGLPQPRAVLLDGSYSDGEVNDLGNYTPENGDKPDRMMVQLTLASERSSPRRKSQRSSYVSMRIDTHAIDKYSRIIFPAAYILFNLIYWPIFS comes from the exons CCCAATTCTTAAACGAAGCCCTGATATTACGAAATCGCCACTAACAAAATCAGAGCAGCTTCTGAGGATAGATGACCACGATTTCAGCATGAGGCCTGGCTTTGGAG GGCCGGCCATTCCTGTTGGCGTGGACGTGCAGGTGGAGAGCTTGGACAGCATCTCAGAGGTGGATATG GACTTCACGATGACCCTCTACCTGAGGCACTACTGGAAGGACGAGAGGCTGTCCTTCCCGAGCACCAACAACCTCAGCATGACATTTGACGGCCGGCTGGTGAAGAAGATCTGGGTCCCTGACATGTTTTTTGTGCACTCCAAGCGCTCCTTCATCCACGACACCACCACAGACAACGTGATGCTTCGGGTCCAGCCCGACGGCAAAGTGCTCTACAGCCTCAG GGTTACAGTGACCGCCATGTGCAACATGGACTTCAGCCGGTTTCCCCTGGACACACAAACGTGCTCGCTTGAAATTGAGAGCT ATGCCTACACGGAAGATGACCTCATGCTCTACTGGAAGAAAGGCAATGATTCCTTAAAGACAGACGAGAGGATCTCCCTCTCCCAGTTCCTCATCCAGGAATTCCACACCACCACGAAGCTGGCCTTCTACAGCAGCACAG GCTGGTACAACCGTCTGTACATCAACTTCACGTTGCGTCGCCACATCTTCTTCTTCTTGCTCCAAACCTACTTTCCTGCCACCCTGATGGTCATGCTGTCCTGGGTGTCCTTCTGGATCGACCGCAGAGCCGTGCCCGCCAGAGTCCCTTTAG GGATCACCACGGTGCTGACCATGTCCACCATCATCACGGGTGTGAACGCCTCCATGCCCCGTGTGTCCTACATCAAGGCCGTGGACATTTACCTCTGGGTCAGCTTCGTGTTCGTGTTCCTCTCGGTGCTGGAGTACGCGGCCGTCAACTACCTGACCACCGTGCAGGAGCGGAAGGAGCGGAAGCCGCAGGAGAAG CTTCCCTGCACCTGCGGGTTGCCTCAGCCGCGCGCAGTCCTCCTGGACGGCAGCTACAGTGACGGGGAGGTGAATGACTTGGGCAACTATACCCCCGAGAACGGAGACAAGCCCGACAGGATGATGGTGCAGCTGACGCTGGCCTCGGAGAGGAGCTCCCCGCGGAGGAAAAGCCAGAGGAGCAGCTACGTGAGCATGAGAATTGACACTCACGCCATCGATAAATACTCAAGGATCATTTTTCCAGCTGCATACATCTTATTCAATTTAATATACTGGCCGATTTTCTCATAA
- the PM20D2 gene encoding xaa-Arg dipeptidase: MRPGEERPVEGGACASVSDLELLKLRAAECIDAAAERLGALSRSIWSEPELAYEEHHAHGVLTRFFQSETPAGSWTVQPHYQLATAFRAEWGSPRGWAAPRPLHLGFLCEYDALPGIGHACGHNLIAEVGAAAALGLKGALESLAGLPLPVKVIVLGTPAEEDGGGKIDLIEAGAFKNLDVVFMAHPSQENAAYLPDVAEHDVTVKYYGKASHAAAYPWEGLNALDAAVLAYNNLSVLRQQLKPTWRVHGIIKNGGVKPNIIPSYSELIYYFRAPSMKELPVLTKKAEDCFRAAALATGCTVEINGGAHDYYNVLPNKSLWKTYVENGKKLGIDFISEDAMFNGPSGSTDFGNVSFVVPGIHPYFYIGSNALNHTEQYTEAAGSQEAQFYTLRTAKALAMTALDVIFKPELLERIREDFKLKLQEEQF, from the exons ATGAGACCCGGAGAGGAGCGGCCGGTGGAAGGGGGTGCCTGCGCCAGCGTCTCCGATCTGGAGCTGCTGAAGCTGCGCGCAGCGGAGTGCATCGACGCGGCGGCCGAGCGCCTGGGGGCCCTGAGCCGCTCCATCTGGAGCGAGCCCGAGCTGGCCTACGAGGAGCATCACGCCCACGGAGTGCTGACGCGCTTCTTCCAGAGCGAGACCCCGGCCGGGTCGTGGACCGTGCAGCCGCACTACCAGCTGGCCACGGCCTTCCGCGCCGAGTGGGGGTCGCCGAGGGGCTGGGCGGCGCCGCGCCCGCTGCACCTGGGCTTTCTATGCGAGTACGACGCGTTGCCCGGCATCGGGCACGCCTGCGGCCACAACCTGATCGCCGAGGTCGGGGCGGCGGCCGCCCTGGGCTTGAAGGGGGCCCTGGAGAGCCTCGCTGGACTGCCTCTGCCGGTGAAG GTAATTGTGCTGGGAACCCCTGCAGAGGAAGATGGTGGTGGCAAAATTGATTTAATTGAAGCCGGGGCTTTCAAAAATCTTGATGTTGTTTTTATGGCCCATCCATCTCAAGAGAATGCTGCTTATCTACCTGATGTTGCTGAGCATGA TGTGACTGTGAAGTACTATGGTAAAGCGTCTCATGCTGCTGCTTATCCCTGGGAAGGGCTGAATGCGTTAGATGCTGCTGTCCTCGCTTACAACAATCTGTCTGTGTTAAGACAGCAACTGAAaccaacctggagagttcatg GTATAATAAAAAATGGTGGTGTAAAACCCAATATCATTCCCTCTTATTCTGAGTTAATCTATTACTTCCGTGCACCCTCAATGAAAGAACTTCCAGTTTTGACCAAAAAGGCAGAAGATTGCTTCAGAGCTGCAGCTTTGGCTACTGGGTGCACA gTGGAAATTAATGGTGGAGCACATGATTATTACAATGTTCTTCCCAATAAGAGTCTGTGGAAAACTTAcgttgaaaatggaaaaaagctGGGAATAGACTTCATTTCAGAAGATGCTATGTTCAATGGCCCTTCAG GATCTACCGattttggaaatgtttctttTGTGGTTCCTGGGATTCATCCATATTTTTACATTGGGTCTAATGCCTTGAATCATACAGAACAATATACTGAAGCTGCAG GATCACAAGAAGCTCAGTTCTACACTTTAAGAACAGCCAAAGCTCTGGCAATGACTGCACTGGATGTTATTTTTAAACCAGAGTTGCTGGAAAGAATCAGAGAGGACTTCAAATTGAAACTTCAAGAAGAACAGTTTTAA